A section of the Halococcus hamelinensis 100A6 genome encodes:
- the crcB gene encoding fluoride efflux transporter CrcB — protein sequence MIDIHPAHLVGTGGAIGALCRSYVGQRLNANYPLGTLTVNVVGSFVLGLVTFAGVGGDVALLVGTGACGSFTTFSSFSVETFQLAEADDWDRAVANAAANLVGSLGAIGLAWLLLQLVG from the coding sequence GTGATCGACATCCACCCCGCACACCTCGTCGGTACCGGCGGGGCCATCGGTGCGCTCTGTCGGAGCTACGTCGGCCAGCGGCTGAACGCGAACTACCCGCTTGGGACGCTCACGGTCAACGTCGTCGGGAGCTTCGTGCTCGGACTGGTGACGTTCGCCGGCGTGGGCGGCGACGTCGCGCTCCTCGTCGGTACCGGGGCCTGCGGCTCGTTCACGACCTTCTCGTCGTTCTCGGTCGAGACCTTCCAGCTGGCCGAGGCCGACGACTGGGACCGGGCCGTCGCGAACGCCGCCGCGAACCTCGTCGGCTCGCTCGGGGCGATCGGGCTGGCGTGGCTCCTCCTCCAGCTCGTCGGCTGA
- the crcB gene encoding fluoride efflux transporter CrcB, whose product MPDTHPLRTLESVVLIAIGGFSGANCRYFVATLVPGPVGTLAVNVLGSFVLGFVLYEAIYTGILAERTQLVLTTGFLSSLTTYSTFGVQTVLLDAPLLMVGNVVATYVLGFAGVFAGRALARRVETGQRGASA is encoded by the coding sequence ATGCCCGACACCCACCCGCTCCGAACGCTCGAATCGGTCGTCCTGATCGCCATCGGCGGCTTCTCCGGCGCGAACTGCAGATACTTCGTCGCCACGCTGGTCCCGGGACCGGTAGGGACGCTCGCGGTCAACGTCCTCGGGAGTTTCGTGCTCGGGTTCGTCCTCTACGAGGCCATCTACACGGGGATCCTCGCCGAACGGACGCAATTGGTCCTCACCACGGGCTTTCTCTCCTCGCTCACGACCTACAGCACGTTCGGCGTTCAAACCGTTCTCCTCGACGCGCCGCTCCTGATGGTCGGCAACGTCGTCGCGACCTACGTTCTCGGCTTCGCGGGCGTGTTCGCGGGCCGCGCGCTCGCCCGCCGTGTCGAGACGGGCCAACGGGGGGCGAGCGCGTGA
- a CDS encoding DUF456 domain-containing protein has protein sequence MVEPLALVALGVLVLAVVGSLFPLIPGALLSLVGVYGYWYATGYTQPGLALLAALTVIGVLAFVADYFSGAISAAAGGGSLVTSALAGVVGLVLFFLTGPLGLVVGVVVTVFAAEFYRHGDPIRGARTAAYTVVGMLTSTVVQFLLTLTILVAMLAVAFL, from the coding sequence ATGGTCGAACCCCTCGCGCTGGTCGCCCTCGGGGTCCTCGTGCTCGCCGTCGTCGGCAGCCTCTTTCCCCTGATACCGGGCGCGCTCCTCTCGCTCGTCGGCGTCTACGGCTACTGGTACGCCACGGGCTACACCCAGCCCGGGCTCGCGCTGCTCGCCGCGCTCACCGTCATCGGCGTGCTCGCGTTCGTCGCCGACTACTTCTCGGGGGCCATCTCGGCTGCCGCCGGTGGCGGGTCGCTGGTGACGAGCGCCCTCGCCGGGGTCGTGGGGCTCGTCCTCTTCTTCCTCACCGGCCCGCTCGGACTCGTGGTCGGGGTCGTCGTCACCGTCTTCGCCGCCGAGTTCTACCGCCACGGCGACCCGATCCGGGGTGCCCGAACCGCCGCCTACACCGTGGTCGGGATGCTCACCTCGACGGTCGTCCAGTTCCTGTTGACCCTCACGATACTCGTGGCGATGCTCGCCGTGGCGTTTCTCTGA
- a CDS encoding Zn-dependent hydrolase, producing MNVDQERLRADLETNGSFGAVSGVEGRGRTLFTGTESDRRAREYFVERLEATGLDVRVDRVGNIAGQWTPVGCDPATPPIAAGSHLDSVDTGGIFDGPLGVYGALEAVRSIRESDADVGRPLEVVCFTEEEGGRFGRGTLGSSVATGRCSPTDALELVDDDGISLADRLRDIGFAGEDTIDASGWDGWLELHIEQDTRLVEANATVGVVDSITGIANATVTIDGEANHAGSTAMRDRTDAFCAAAEFVLDLERVATEHARESGTTVGTAGELTVEPNARNIVPGEARLELDIRDVDHDRMNDVVSGCRSSLARLERERGVVTELDRYRDVPPTPLSPNCIAAVEMAAGDCDVSAIGLHSAAMHDTANVARVTDAGLLFAPSVGGVSHSPQEWTDWSDCATATHVLADVVRVLATS from the coding sequence ATGAACGTCGACCAGGAGCGTCTCCGAGCGGATCTCGAAACGAACGGTTCGTTCGGGGCCGTCTCAGGGGTGGAAGGCCGGGGACGAACGCTGTTCACCGGCACCGAGAGCGACCGGCGGGCACGGGAGTACTTCGTCGAACGGCTGGAGGCCACCGGTCTCGATGTCCGGGTCGACCGCGTCGGCAACATCGCCGGTCAGTGGACGCCGGTCGGCTGTGACCCCGCGACCCCGCCGATAGCGGCCGGGAGCCACCTCGACTCGGTCGACACCGGCGGGATCTTCGACGGCCCGCTCGGCGTCTATGGGGCGCTGGAAGCCGTTCGTTCGATCCGCGAGAGCGACGCCGACGTGGGACGGCCGCTCGAAGTCGTCTGCTTCACCGAGGAAGAGGGTGGACGATTCGGGAGAGGAACGCTCGGGTCGTCGGTCGCGACGGGCCGCTGTAGCCCCACGGACGCACTCGAACTCGTCGACGACGACGGGATCTCGCTCGCGGATCGGCTTCGCGATATCGGCTTCGCCGGCGAGGACACGATCGACGCGAGCGGGTGGGACGGCTGGCTGGAGCTCCACATCGAGCAGGACACTCGACTGGTCGAGGCGAACGCGACGGTCGGGGTCGTCGACTCGATCACTGGGATTGCGAACGCCACCGTGACGATCGACGGCGAGGCGAACCACGCCGGATCGACCGCGATGCGGGACCGCACGGACGCGTTCTGCGCCGCCGCGGAGTTCGTCCTCGACCTCGAACGCGTCGCGACCGAGCACGCACGCGAGAGCGGAACGACGGTCGGAACGGCCGGGGAGCTCACGGTCGAGCCGAACGCCCGCAACATCGTCCCGGGCGAGGCACGTCTCGAACTCGACATCCGGGACGTCGACCACGACCGCATGAACGACGTCGTCTCCGGCTGTCGTTCGAGCCTCGCACGGCTCGAACGCGAACGCGGCGTCGTCACCGAACTCGACCGGTATCGCGACGTCCCGCCGACACCGCTGAGCCCGAACTGTATCGCCGCCGTCGAGATGGCCGCGGGGGACTGTGACGTCTCCGCGATCGGGCTCCATTCGGCCGCGATGCACGACACCGCGAACGTCGCACGCGTGACCGACGCCGGCCTCCTGTTCGCCCCGTCCGTCGGCGGCGTCTCGCACTCGCCACAGGAGTGGACGGACTGGTCGGACTGCGCGACCGCGACCCACGTTCTCGCCGACGTCGTTCGCGTGCTGGCGACGTCGTAA
- a CDS encoding amidohydrolase: MAAISDLTPTELRRDLHTYPEAGWKEFRTTALVAEELADRGYTVSLGGDAIDVDQRLGVPSADEVEAAEQRARDEDAPEAYLERMDGVTGLVAEKAFGDGPVVGLRVDMDALERPEASDESHYPVSEGFASRHPDEMHACGHDGHTAIGVGVAREIDDGDAFDGTLRVFFQPAEEGGRGGLPMSETEHLTGIDYLFALHLGLDNETGRVVAGYERPLSNAKVDVVFTGESSHAGKAPQAGRNALQAATTAIQNVYAIPRHEDGATRVNVGQVHSPNAQNVISELARMRVEVRGKTAAINEYMLEEVERIVEHAAGMHEVSVETSLYGKTTTFTADEAAVDIVADAARSVEGVTEVARREDIGASEDASYLIERVQELGGNATYVGIGASNPYGHHTARFDIDEASLGIGIDTVAAAIRDC, from the coding sequence ATGGCAGCGATCAGCGACCTGACCCCGACCGAACTCCGTCGTGACCTCCACACCTACCCCGAAGCGGGCTGGAAGGAGTTCCGAACGACCGCGCTCGTCGCCGAGGAACTCGCGGACCGTGGCTACACGGTCTCGCTCGGTGGCGACGCTATCGACGTCGACCAACGACTCGGTGTGCCCTCCGCGGACGAGGTCGAAGCCGCCGAACAGCGGGCCCGCGACGAGGATGCACCCGAGGCCTATCTCGAACGAATGGACGGCGTCACCGGACTGGTCGCCGAGAAGGCGTTCGGTGACGGCCCCGTCGTCGGCCTCCGCGTCGATATGGACGCGCTCGAACGCCCGGAGGCGAGCGACGAGTCACACTACCCGGTCAGCGAGGGATTCGCCAGCCGCCACCCCGACGAGATGCACGCGTGTGGACACGACGGCCACACCGCGATCGGGGTCGGCGTCGCCCGCGAGATCGACGACGGCGACGCGTTCGATGGAACGCTCCGCGTGTTCTTCCAGCCCGCCGAGGAGGGCGGACGCGGCGGGCTGCCGATGAGCGAAACCGAGCATCTGACCGGTATCGACTATCTGTTCGCCCTCCACCTCGGGCTGGACAACGAGACCGGTCGGGTCGTCGCCGGCTACGAACGGCCCCTCTCCAACGCGAAGGTGGACGTCGTGTTCACCGGGGAGTCGTCCCACGCGGGGAAGGCCCCACAGGCGGGCAGGAACGCGTTGCAGGCCGCGACGACGGCCATCCAGAACGTCTACGCGATCCCGCGCCACGAGGACGGCGCGACCAGGGTCAACGTCGGGCAGGTCCACTCGCCGAACGCACAGAACGTCATCTCCGAGCTGGCGCGGATGCGCGTCGAGGTCCGCGGGAAGACGGCGGCGATAAACGAGTACATGCTCGAGGAGGTCGAACGGATAGTCGAACACGCCGCCGGAATGCACGAGGTCTCCGTCGAGACGTCGTTGTACGGGAAGACGACGACGTTCACGGCGGACGAGGCGGCGGTCGACATCGTCGCGGACGCCGCGCGGTCGGTCGAGGGCGTGACGGAGGTCGCCCGTCGGGAGGACATCGGGGCGAGCGAGGACGCCTCGTATCTCATCGAACGCGTTCAGGAACTGGGCGGGAACGCGACCTACGTCGGCATCGGAGCGAGCAACCCCTACGGCCATCACACCGCACGCTTCGACATCGACGAGGCCTCCCTCGGGATCGGTATCGACACCGTCGCGGCGGCCATCCGCGACTGCTGA
- a CDS encoding creatininase family protein: MEHHWVGEPAVSWAAMTYANVLDVAERDGSILVVPTGSLEQHGFHLPTATDSILVNAVAQEGATRTSETVPVVVTPPIWTGRSPHHLSLGGTVSLDTRGLLETLRQVAETALRNGFDALVFLNGHGGNASVVTDAVSEVGTAHPSVEVLGLTYFSLAADVVDGIRDSPTGGVSHGGEFETSLMLHVCPELVREDRITGTRRDEPYDAARQDLFVDGPLAVHREFDEYSDSGAVGDPEQASDSKGRELYDHIAANLGDLLTVIHDQNEARSN, encoded by the coding sequence ATGGAGCATCACTGGGTCGGTGAACCGGCGGTGTCGTGGGCCGCGATGACCTACGCCAACGTTCTGGACGTCGCCGAGAGGGACGGCTCGATACTGGTCGTCCCCACTGGAAGCCTCGAACAGCACGGGTTCCACCTCCCGACCGCGACGGACTCGATCCTGGTGAACGCGGTCGCGCAGGAAGGCGCGACCCGGACCTCCGAGACGGTGCCGGTCGTCGTCACACCGCCGATCTGGACCGGTCGGTCGCCGCACCACCTCTCGCTCGGCGGCACCGTCTCGCTCGATACGCGGGGTTTGCTGGAAACGCTGCGTCAGGTCGCCGAGACGGCGCTTCGAAACGGATTCGACGCGCTGGTGTTCCTCAACGGCCACGGCGGGAACGCCTCCGTCGTCACCGACGCCGTCAGCGAGGTGGGGACCGCTCACCCATCCGTGGAAGTCCTTGGGCTCACGTACTTCTCGCTGGCCGCGGACGTCGTCGACGGGATCCGCGACAGCCCCACCGGCGGGGTCTCACACGGGGGCGAGTTCGAGACCTCCCTGATGCTACACGTCTGCCCGGAGCTGGTTCGCGAGGACCGGATCACCGGCACTCGCCGCGACGAACCTTACGACGCGGCTCGACAGGACCTGTTCGTCGACGGCCCGCTAGCGGTCCATCGCGAGTTCGACGAGTACAGCGACTCCGGGGCCGTCGGCGACCCGGAGCAGGCCAGCGACTCCAAGGGACGCGAGCTCTACGACCACATCGCGGCCAATCTCGGGGACCTGCTCACGGTGATTCACGACCAAAACGAGGCGCGTTCGAACTGA
- a CDS encoding mandelate racemase/muconate lactonizing enzyme family protein — protein MTITDLEAIPIEVRFSPRSEDGGLGSYARQDSSRSVQPRVLLRLETDDGVTGWGEMLPTMGSVDVVRSVFEKLIAPYVVGREVWEIEAFLQAIDRNSFTLAYYNANVQTFVAGVEMAMWDAWGKHLGEPVHRLLGGKYIDEVPFAFALGVVDIEESRRIARQAAENGFEVLKTKAGRDWRFDVERIRAMHDAVDGELEFRLDPNQGYSFEDAVRVGARLEDAEIYLQYLEQPVRVDSFGTLKRLRQRLTTPIAVNEDLYYPHNMLHLAREDAVDVGVVELLSMGGILRLKRQVGVASALGISLSHHSGRDLGIKTAAILQTVATTPAIALPPDTVYYAWADAVIESPFEFDDGRLSVPDDPGLGVTVDTEAIERHRVEEYRSEPTADPE, from the coding sequence ATGACGATCACCGACCTAGAGGCGATACCCATCGAAGTGCGCTTCAGCCCACGAAGCGAGGACGGGGGGCTCGGCTCCTACGCACGACAGGACAGCAGCCGGTCGGTGCAGCCACGCGTCCTCCTCCGGCTGGAGACCGACGACGGGGTCACCGGTTGGGGTGAGATGCTCCCGACGATGGGGTCGGTCGACGTGGTCCGGTCCGTGTTCGAGAAACTGATCGCGCCGTACGTCGTCGGCCGGGAGGTCTGGGAGATAGAAGCCTTCCTCCAGGCCATCGACCGGAACTCGTTCACGCTCGCCTACTACAACGCGAACGTCCAGACCTTCGTCGCCGGCGTGGAGATGGCGATGTGGGACGCCTGGGGGAAGCATCTCGGCGAGCCGGTCCACAGACTCCTGGGCGGGAAGTACATCGACGAGGTGCCGTTCGCGTTCGCGCTCGGGGTCGTCGATATCGAGGAGTCACGACGGATCGCGCGACAGGCCGCCGAGAACGGGTTCGAGGTGCTGAAGACGAAGGCGGGTCGGGACTGGCGCTTCGACGTCGAGCGTATCCGGGCCATGCACGACGCGGTCGACGGCGAACTGGAGTTCCGCCTGGACCCGAACCAGGGCTACAGCTTCGAGGACGCGGTGCGAGTGGGGGCACGGTTGGAGGACGCCGAGATCTATCTCCAGTATCTCGAACAACCGGTCCGCGTCGACAGTTTCGGCACCCTCAAGCGGCTCCGACAGCGGCTGACGACCCCGATCGCCGTGAACGAGGACCTCTACTACCCACACAACATGCTCCACCTCGCCAGGGAGGACGCGGTCGACGTGGGTGTCGTCGAACTCCTCTCGATGGGTGGCATCCTGCGACTCAAACGCCAGGTCGGTGTCGCGTCCGCGCTCGGCATCTCGCTCTCCCACCACTCGGGGCGCGACCTGGGCATCAAGACGGCGGCGATCCTGCAGACGGTCGCGACGACGCCGGCGATCGCCCTCCCGCCGGATACGGTCTACTACGCGTGGGCGGACGCCGTCATCGAATCGCCGTTCGAGTTCGATGACGGACGGCTGAGCGTGCCCGACGACCCCGGGCTGGGCGTGACCGTCGACACCGAGGCGATCGAGCGACACCGAGTCGAGGAGTATCGGTCCGAACCGACTGCCGACCCCGAGTGA
- a CDS encoding CapA family protein, producing MSGSERSTFSIALGGDAILVQRWSALERPGLERLVEPIRDADAAVVNLETLLHDFEAPPSAASGGTYMRAPPWVADELVWAGFDLFSAATNHTGDYGVGGVQTTMRALDERGIASAGLGENLALARAPAYRDTAAGRIGLVSACSTMTPGSAAGEQRPDVGGRPGLNPLRLETTFGVSPEQFDRVKALSAHLGLDAVKESLRRFNPEAYFSNENDSTFSFFNPGGAHVGTSLTFAVSDDPGVCQTPQARDRDANLNQIRRAARQSDWVVASLHSHEGENGAVNDASVPAFVERYARSCIDAGADVFVTHGSHVLGPIEVYDGRPIFYGLGNLVFQSELVERLPAEIYHRYGLDHSALPPDVYDARTLDEDGEFVGALGNRAYYESVVPRCRFEDGTLDGIELYPISLQLDSSPPERGLPVRATGTVGTRILERLQELSTKYDTTIETDGNVGEIRAEE from the coding sequence ATGTCAGGATCCGAACGGTCGACGTTCTCGATCGCGCTCGGCGGCGATGCGATCCTCGTCCAACGGTGGTCCGCGCTGGAACGGCCGGGGCTCGAACGGTTGGTGGAGCCGATCCGGGACGCCGACGCGGCCGTGGTCAACCTCGAAACCCTCCTCCACGACTTCGAGGCCCCACCCAGCGCCGCCAGCGGGGGAACCTATATGCGGGCCCCGCCGTGGGTGGCGGACGAACTCGTGTGGGCCGGCTTCGACCTCTTCAGCGCAGCCACGAACCACACGGGGGACTACGGTGTCGGTGGGGTCCAAACCACGATGCGCGCCCTCGACGAGCGGGGCATCGCCTCCGCCGGTCTGGGGGAGAACCTGGCGCTCGCCCGAGCCCCTGCCTATCGGGATACCGCCGCCGGTCGGATCGGGCTCGTCTCGGCCTGCTCGACGATGACCCCTGGAAGCGCGGCCGGCGAACAGCGACCCGACGTGGGCGGTCGGCCGGGGCTCAACCCGCTCCGGCTGGAGACGACCTTCGGCGTGAGCCCCGAGCAGTTCGACCGGGTGAAGGCGCTGAGCGCTCACCTCGGTCTCGATGCGGTCAAGGAGAGTCTACGACGGTTCAATCCGGAGGCGTACTTCTCGAACGAGAACGACTCGACGTTCTCCTTTTTCAACCCCGGCGGGGCACACGTCGGAACATCGCTCACGTTCGCGGTCAGCGACGACCCGGGCGTTTGTCAGACCCCACAGGCGCGGGACCGCGACGCAAACCTGAACCAGATCCGCCGTGCGGCCCGGCAGTCGGACTGGGTCGTCGCCAGCCTCCACAGCCATGAGGGGGAGAACGGGGCGGTCAACGACGCCTCGGTGCCGGCGTTCGTCGAACGGTACGCCCGCTCGTGCATCGACGCCGGGGCGGACGTGTTCGTCACCCACGGTTCGCACGTGCTCGGCCCGATCGAGGTCTACGACGGCCGCCCGATATTCTACGGCCTGGGTAACCTCGTCTTCCAGAGTGAGCTGGTCGAGCGCCTCCCGGCGGAGATCTACCACCGATACGGGCTGGACCACTCGGCGCTCCCGCCGGACGTCTACGACGCCCGTACCCTGGACGAGGACGGCGAGTTCGTCGGGGCGCTCGGGAATCGGGCGTACTACGAGAGCGTGGTGCCGCGCTGTCGGTTCGAGGACGGTACGCTCGACGGCATCGAACTCTACCCGATCTCCCTACAGCTCGATAGCTCGCCCCCCGAACGGGGGCTGCCCGTTCGAGCGACCGGCACCGTCGGAACGCGGATCCTAGAGCGGCTGCAGGAGCTATCGACGAAGTACGACACGACGATCGAGACCGACGGTAACGTCGGCGAGATCAGAGCCGAGGAGTAG
- a CDS encoding sodium:solute symporter family protein: MVQTVILATVVIYLLGMLAVGFYFQQKGMEDITDFFLAGKGAPWYLVALSFFATAIGAGGTIGLVAGTFESESITEFWSYGITLASSFVVAFLLGRKLPNTKNITIPSLLEDRYDERTRVIAVPFYILRFVSTLAAQWLAAGTIISFIFADTLTVTQGAIIGAVIITIYTAAGGMSAVMWTDFIQGVLLFVGLWVVAIVAIGDFGGFSAMTTQVTAVAPQAFDLFALNWTLIAAYIVTLVPSLLVRQGYLQRIMSARSPRDGFIGANLNGIIGFAYIPVPLLIGAMGLVMYADIDNPQFILPQMMRDLLPTWLAAILLAALVAAIMSSGDSFLLSGASNFVDDIYLRYLNPDASNRRQRRVSRIAVVGLMVGSLFLSIILPNIIDLIVFGALALTGGVLVPWLAAFYWPRGTTDGAFWSLAIGASATVAWWWIGYFADTSEYLGLHPIFIGLPLSIVLFFAISLLQEPEYENALRTARKHELTSLEERTLRAMDESAETYDE; the protein is encoded by the coding sequence ATGGTACAGACGGTCATACTAGCAACGGTCGTCATCTACCTCCTCGGGATGCTGGCGGTCGGGTTCTACTTCCAGCAGAAGGGGATGGAGGACATCACGGACTTCTTCCTGGCGGGGAAGGGCGCACCGTGGTACCTGGTCGCCCTCTCGTTCTTCGCGACGGCGATCGGGGCGGGGGGGACCATCGGGCTCGTCGCGGGGACGTTCGAGTCCGAGAGCATCACCGAGTTCTGGAGCTACGGTATCACGCTCGCGAGTTCGTTCGTCGTCGCGTTCCTGCTGGGTCGGAAGCTCCCGAACACGAAGAACATCACCATCCCATCGCTGCTCGAGGACCGCTACGACGAGCGGACGCGGGTCATCGCGGTACCGTTCTACATCCTCCGGTTCGTGAGCACGCTCGCGGCCCAGTGGCTGGCGGCGGGGACCATCATCAGTTTCATCTTCGCCGACACGTTGACCGTCACGCAGGGGGCCATCATCGGTGCGGTCATCATCACGATATACACGGCGGCGGGCGGGATGAGCGCGGTGATGTGGACCGACTTTATCCAGGGCGTGCTGTTGTTCGTCGGGCTGTGGGTCGTCGCGATAGTGGCGATCGGCGACTTCGGCGGTTTCTCCGCCATGACGACCCAGGTCACGGCCGTCGCGCCGCAGGCATTCGACCTGTTCGCGCTGAACTGGACGCTCATCGCGGCGTACATCGTGACGCTCGTCCCCTCGCTGCTGGTTCGCCAGGGCTACCTCCAGCGGATCATGTCGGCTCGAAGCCCGAGGGACGGGTTCATCGGCGCGAACCTGAACGGTATCATCGGCTTCGCGTACATCCCGGTGCCGCTGCTCATCGGTGCGATGGGTCTGGTGATGTACGCCGACATCGATAACCCGCAGTTCATCCTTCCACAGATGATGCGGGACCTCCTGCCGACGTGGTTGGCCGCGATCCTCCTCGCGGCGCTGGTGGCCGCGATCATGAGCAGCGGCGATAGCTTCCTGCTCTCCGGCGCGTCGAACTTCGTCGACGACATCTACCTACGCTACCTCAACCCCGACGCCAGCAACAGACGACAGCGGCGGGTCTCCCGGATCGCCGTCGTCGGGCTGATGGTCGGCTCGTTGTTCCTCTCGATCATCCTCCCGAACATCATCGACCTGATCGTCTTCGGCGCGCTCGCGCTCACCGGCGGCGTCCTCGTCCCCTGGCTCGCTGCGTTCTACTGGCCCCGCGGGACGACGGACGGGGCGTTCTGGAGCCTCGCTATCGGTGCCAGCGCGACGGTGGCGTGGTGGTGGATCGGCTACTTCGCGGACACCAGCGAGTATCTGGGACTCCACCCGATATTCATCGGGCTCCCGCTGTCGATCGTCCTCTTCTTCGCCATCTCTCTGCTTCAGGAGCCGGAGTACGAGAACGCGCTCCGGACGGCGCGAAAGCACGAACTCACGTCGCTTGAAGAACGCACACTCAGGGCGATGGACGAGTCCGCCGAAACGTACGACGAGTAG
- a CDS encoding energy-coupling factor ABC transporter ATP-binding protein, translated as MSERTTTDGVNEAEPLVALRCEAHTYPDGTVGMHDVEFAVHPDEVVALVGGNGSGKSTLLEHLNATLVPDEGELRVTGQAVTNENKAHARREVGFVFQDADTQIVAPTVLDDVLFGLHNYGVPADEAERRAREALATVDASHLEDRIPHYLSGGEKRLVGLAGVLVLEPSVIVLDEPFAGLDPERSRLVADRIRRIDAEGISVVLSTHDLDTAAAIADRVCVMADGGVVSSATPQEVFYDDDLLERANLHPPSTVRIARDAGLETDARPVTETELVALLDEGSAGTDGGAVAHTGTEPTD; from the coding sequence ATGAGCGAGCGCACGACGACCGACGGTGTGAACGAAGCCGAGCCACTGGTCGCCCTCCGCTGTGAAGCCCACACCTACCCCGACGGAACCGTCGGAATGCACGACGTCGAGTTCGCGGTCCACCCCGACGAGGTCGTCGCGCTGGTCGGCGGCAACGGTTCGGGGAAGTCGACGCTGCTCGAACACCTCAACGCGACGCTCGTGCCCGACGAGGGCGAACTCCGCGTGACCGGCCAGGCGGTCACGAACGAGAACAAGGCCCACGCCCGTCGGGAGGTCGGCTTCGTCTTCCAGGACGCCGACACGCAGATCGTCGCCCCCACGGTCCTGGACGACGTGCTGTTCGGGCTCCACAACTACGGCGTGCCCGCCGACGAGGCGGAGCGGCGGGCCCGCGAGGCGCTCGCGACCGTGGACGCGAGCCACCTCGAAGACCGTATCCCGCACTACCTGAGCGGCGGCGAGAAACGGCTCGTCGGGCTCGCCGGCGTGCTGGTGCTCGAACCGAGCGTGATCGTGCTCGACGAGCCGTTCGCCGGGCTCGACCCCGAGCGCTCGCGGCTGGTCGCCGACCGGATCCGCCGGATCGACGCCGAGGGGATCAGCGTCGTCCTCTCGACACACGACCTCGACACCGCGGCCGCGATCGCCGACCGGGTCTGTGTGATGGCCGACGGGGGCGTCGTCAGCAGCGCCACCCCGCAGGAGGTCTTCTACGACGACGACCTGCTGGAGCGGGCGAATCTCCACCCACCGAGCACGGTTCGGATCGCGCGTGATGCGGGGCTGGAGACCGACGCACGGCCCGTCACCGAGACCGAACTCGTCGCGTTGCTCGACGAAGGGTCGGCGGGGACGGACGGCGGAGCGGTCGCTCACACGGGTACGGAACCGACCGACTGA
- a CDS encoding energy-coupling factor transporter transmembrane component T family protein, with protein MATLSNHVPDPRLITAYAEHRDSPLHRVNPWTKLGVVAVLVLAVTVVDSLAVLVGLYAATLLVYGIADLPYRRLVRWYTLPMLFIVSVAGPLAFLEPGTPILGALATPLGDLSVTWAGAALFAELTCRSLTVVTFTLTASMTTTYTDVAYLLGRVLPAPIDQVALLTYRFTFVMLETLEDLVKSALARGANLGEFWANRRLYARILGMTMLTAIERSERLVKSMEARGYEGDITLYSDVQRPPAREVAVVVGLFALVVAYALVVSYGVVTI; from the coding sequence ATGGCGACGCTCTCGAATCACGTCCCCGACCCGCGACTGATCACCGCGTACGCCGAACACCGCGACAGCCCGCTCCACCGGGTGAACCCCTGGACCAAGCTCGGCGTCGTCGCCGTGCTCGTTCTCGCCGTCACCGTCGTGGACTCGCTCGCGGTTCTCGTCGGTCTCTACGCCGCAACCCTCCTCGTCTACGGGATCGCCGACCTGCCGTACCGACGGCTGGTTCGGTGGTACACGCTGCCGATGCTGTTCATCGTCTCGGTGGCCGGGCCGCTCGCCTTCCTCGAACCCGGAACGCCGATCCTCGGTGCGCTCGCGACCCCGCTCGGCGACCTCTCGGTGACGTGGGCGGGGGCCGCGCTGTTCGCCGAGCTGACCTGCCGGTCGCTGACGGTCGTGACGTTCACGCTCACGGCGTCGATGACGACGACGTACACCGACGTCGCCTACCTCCTCGGGCGGGTGCTCCCCGCGCCGATCGACCAGGTCGCGCTGTTGACCTACCGGTTCACCTTCGTCATGCTCGAAACCCTCGAAGACCTGGTGAAGAGCGCGCTCGCACGCGGGGCGAACCTCGGGGAGTTCTGGGCGAACAGGCGGCTCTACGCACGTATCCTCGGGATGACGATGCTGACCGCCATCGAGCGCTCCGAACGGCTCGTCAAGTCGATGGAGGCGCGCGGCTACGAGGGCGACATCACCCTCTACAGCGACGTCCAACGACCGCCAGCGAGGGAGGTCGCCGTGGTCGTTGGGCTGTTCGCCCTCGTCGTCGCCTACGCGCTCGTGGTCTCCTACGGGGTGGTGACGATATGA